One window of Microcoleus vaginatus PCC 9802 genomic DNA carries:
- a CDS encoding sensor histidine kinase has protein sequence MFKSLWAIPKKLAIQEKYLRGRWSIAILFAIVVVLEFTTPSEYLFGYLYTGPILLANSRLSRLGKLQITLVSAALTLLNLFVPPGEAIALATVANRSIAVMALGVTGYLSDRNHQYQEAIAIAKAELQSQQQLASIREDFVSTLSHDLKTPMLGAIETIKAFQSAKFGNVTASQQKVLETMARSHKMSLQLVETLLDVYRNDAEGLKLQLAPVNLVAVAEEVIATLTHLSAARRVYISMSYGESHFRRSLWVNGDAVQLQRVFVNLLTNGINHSPRGGKVEIIMESYLNYQVVKVIDSGLGITADELPHLFERFYQGHSDRQAKGSGLGLYLSRQIIDAHGGIIWAENKLPLGALFGFRLPAIPEK, from the coding sequence ATGTTTAAAAGTTTATGGGCTATCCCAAAAAAACTCGCTATTCAAGAGAAGTATTTGCGGGGGAGGTGGTCGATCGCAATTTTATTTGCGATTGTGGTAGTGCTGGAATTTACTACGCCGTCGGAGTATCTGTTTGGGTATTTGTACACGGGGCCGATTTTACTGGCAAATTCGCGCCTGAGTCGGTTGGGTAAGTTGCAAATTACGCTGGTATCGGCAGCTTTGACGCTGTTAAATTTGTTTGTTCCTCCTGGAGAAGCGATCGCCCTAGCAACTGTAGCAAATAGATCGATCGCAGTCATGGCTTTAGGGGTGACGGGATATTTGAGCGATCGCAACCACCAGTACCAAGAAGCGATCGCGATCGCTAAAGCTGAGTTACAGTCGCAGCAGCAGCTAGCAAGCATCCGAGAAGATTTTGTCTCTACTTTGAGTCACGACTTAAAAACGCCAATGCTGGGGGCGATCGAAACAATTAAAGCTTTTCAGTCAGCAAAATTTGGGAATGTCACCGCCAGTCAGCAAAAAGTTCTCGAAACAATGGCGCGATCGCACAAAATGTCACTACAATTAGTAGAAACGCTGCTGGATGTTTACCGCAATGATGCCGAAGGTTTAAAACTGCAACTTGCGCCCGTAAATTTAGTAGCTGTGGCAGAAGAAGTAATCGCAACTCTCACCCATTTATCTGCGGCGCGCCGGGTTTACATTAGTATGAGTTACGGAGAGTCACATTTCCGTCGCTCTTTGTGGGTAAATGGCGATGCGGTGCAACTCCAGCGCGTTTTTGTGAATTTGCTAACAAACGGCATCAACCATTCTCCTCGCGGTGGCAAAGTAGAAATAATCATGGAATCTTATTTGAATTATCAGGTGGTGAAAGTTATCGATAGCGGGTTGGGAATTACCGCCGATGAACTGCCCCACTTGTTCGAGCGTTTTTATCAAGGACACAGCGATCGGCAAGCCAAAGGATCGGGATTGGGGTTATACTTATCTCGCCAAATTATTGACGCCCACGGCGGTATAATTTGGGCAGAAAATAAATTGCCTCTAGGCGCTTTGTTTGGATTCCGACTCCCTGCTATCCCAGAGAAATGA
- a CDS encoding DNA-binding response regulator has product MKPVYPLRILLVEDDELFRLGLQTRLQQESCLQVIAEAEDGETAVELTQEHLPDVVVLDVGLPGIGGIEACRQIKQRHPAIPVLILTSHSQKTLIERLMAAGAQGYCLKGIAAESLVLAIRSVAAGASWWDKAATAEIRAVFAQPEPIKNGLSSGLLENLLTKREQEILALVAGGKSNQEIAQILYIAPGTVRVHVHAILQKLEVRDRTQAAVLAIQKGLVAEELLGSQS; this is encoded by the coding sequence ATGAAACCAGTTTATCCCTTGCGAATTCTCTTAGTTGAAGACGACGAACTGTTTCGGTTGGGACTGCAAACCCGGTTGCAGCAAGAAAGTTGCTTACAAGTAATTGCCGAGGCAGAAGATGGCGAAACGGCAGTAGAATTGACTCAGGAACACTTGCCCGATGTGGTCGTTCTCGATGTCGGTTTGCCTGGAATTGGTGGCATTGAAGCTTGCCGCCAAATTAAACAGCGACATCCAGCAATTCCCGTTTTAATTTTAACATCTCATTCGCAAAAAACATTAATTGAAAGATTGATGGCAGCGGGTGCTCAGGGATATTGCCTAAAAGGAATTGCGGCGGAAAGTTTGGTTTTGGCAATTCGATCGGTAGCGGCGGGTGCTTCGTGGTGGGATAAGGCGGCAACTGCGGAAATTCGGGCGGTTTTTGCTCAGCCTGAACCTATTAAAAATGGGTTGAGCTCGGGACTTTTAGAAAATCTACTGACGAAGCGAGAACAGGAAATATTAGCTTTAGTTGCGGGGGGAAAAAGCAATCAGGAAATAGCTCAAATATTGTACATTGCTCCGGGGACTGTGCGGGTTCACGTGCACGCGATTTTGCAAAAGTTAGAAGTGCGCGATCGCACTCAAGCTGCTGTACTCGCAATTCAGAAAGGATTGGTAGCAGAAGAACTGTTAGGCAGTCAATCTTGA
- a CDS encoding TIGR00725 family protein — MKRIIIGIMGPGESATSTDLENAYQLGQLIAGLGWILLTGGRNVGVMDAANKGAKSANGLTVGILPGNDTRDISEAVDIAIVTDMGNARNNINILSSHVIIACGMGTGTASEIALALKANKQVILLNDSAESQLFFKGVAQFNIFVVNNAVEAMNQARKILANPR; from the coding sequence ATGAAAAGAATCATCATTGGCATTATGGGCCCGGGCGAGAGTGCCACATCAACCGACTTAGAAAACGCCTATCAACTCGGACAACTCATCGCCGGACTAGGATGGATATTGTTAACTGGCGGCAGAAATGTCGGCGTCATGGATGCGGCCAACAAAGGAGCAAAATCAGCTAACGGTTTAACAGTCGGCATCCTTCCGGGGAATGACACTCGCGACATCTCTGAAGCTGTAGATATTGCCATTGTCACCGATATGGGAAACGCCCGAAATAATATTAACATTCTTTCTTCACACGTAATAATTGCCTGCGGTATGGGCACGGGAACTGCTTCGGAAATAGCACTCGCTCTGAAAGCTAACAAACAAGTTATCTTGTTAAATGACAGCGCTGAAAGTCAACTTTTTTTTAAAGGTGTAGCACAATTTAACATCTTTGTGGTAAACAATGCTGTAGAGGCTATGAATCAAGCTCGCAAAATCCTAGCAAATCCAAGATGA